GCTTCCCGGAAATTGAACCGCGTCTTTTTAGTTTCAACAATCCTCGTGGCGCTTGTGCTACTTGTAATGGCTTAGGCACTATTGACCTTGTTGAGGAAGAACAGTTTTCTGATTCAGAGGTTGGCGGCAAAAAACTCGATAAAGTTGTCTATAAATACAAAGGCAAAAAAACCTCTGACGAAGATGAAGAAGAAGGCGAGGAGATGGAGCTTTCCGCGTGCCCCGATTGTCACGGCTCGCGTTTGAAACAAGAAGCTTTGAATATTCGTCTGGGCGGAAAGACGATTGCGGAACTTTCTGATTTGGGTGCCGTTGAATTGCGCGAGTGGATTTCGAAAATTCAATGGAAGAGCAAAGATCAACTGATTGCGGAAAAAATCGTTAAACAAATTCTTGGCCGCTTGGATTATTTGATCCGGGTGGGCACGGGGTATTTGTCGCTGAGCCGTCCTTCGCGCACGCTTTCGGGCGGGGAAGCTCAGCGTATTCGTTTGGCGACGCAAGTGGGTTCTTCTTTGATCGGCGTTCTTTACGTGATGGACGAACCAAGTATCGGTTTGCATCCGCGTGATCACCACAGACTTTTGCATATCATCGGAGAGTTGAAGGATCGCGGGAATACGATTTTGTTGGTCGAGCACGATGAAGACACGATTCGCTATGCCGATTTCGTTGTCGACCTGGGCCCGCGCGCGGGTGTCCTTGGCGGAGAAAAAATGGCGTCAGGCACTCCCGATGAATTGGCGAACGATCCGCGTTCGCTGACAGGACGTTACCTAAAAGGGGAGCTGCGTATTCCAGTTCCTAAAGAACGTCGCAAAGGGAACGGCGAAGAGCTGCGTATTATCGGCGCATCGGGAAACAATTTGCAGAATGTCGATATGACGATTCCATTGGGAACGTTCACCGCTGTGACCGGTGTTTCCGGCTCTGGGAAAAGTACGCTGATTATCGATACGCTTTATAAAATTTTAGCGAAACATTTCTTTAAAGCGTTGGCGAGTCCGTCTCCCTACAAAAAAATCGAGGGCTTGGATAAGCTCGATAAGGTCATCGATATCAACCAAAGACCGATCGGAAGAACGCCGCGTTCAACTCCTGCGACGTATGTCGGTTTGTTCCCGATGATTCGTGATCTGTTTGCGAACTTACCGGACTCGAAACTGCGGGGTTATGAACCGGGCCGTTTTAGTTTCAACGTCAAAGGCGGTCGCTGTGAAACGTGTTTGGGGCATGGGCAGATCCGTGTCGAAATGCACTTCCTTAGCGATGTCTTTGTCACGTGCGACACGTGCCAAGGCCGTCGGTACAATCGCGAGACTTTAAATATTAAATACAAAGGCAAGTCGATTGCCGACGTCTTGGAAATGAGTGTGGGGGAAGCTCTCGAGTTTTTCCGCAATCACACGCAGATTTACCGTAAGCTGGATACTTTGCACCGAGTAGGCTTGGATTATATGACGCTTGGGCAAAGCTCGACGACATTGTCGGGTGGGGAAGCTCAGCGCGTGAAGCTTTCTAAGGAGCTTTCTCGTCGCGGCACCGGCAAGACTTTATATATCCTCGATGAACCGACAACAGGTTTGCACTTTGACGATGTTCGTAAGCTTGTGGAATTGATTCAAGAGCTTGCGGATCAGGGCAACACCGTTCTCGTGATCGAACACAATCTGGAGGTCATTAAGACCGCAGATCACGTGATTGACTTGGGACCGGATGGTGGAAAGGGCGGCGGCCGCATCGTGGCGGTGGGTACTCCTGAACAAGTTGCTAAAGTTTCGAGCAGTGAAACCGGCAAATTCTTAAAGTCCGTTTTGAAGTGATTTGACATCCCCTCAAGAATCGAAGAAATCTTGAGGGATGAAATACTTTACGGGCTCCTTTATCTTTACAATTATTGGTTTGATCGCGTCTTACTTTGTAGGTCATTACTACGGTGGGACTGTGGGAGCAGGGCTGCAAGCTTTGTTCATCGCCTCGGTTTTGGCGGTTCTTGAAATTTCTCTTTCCTTCGACAATGCGATCGTGAATGCGGTTGTTTTGAAAGAGATGACTCCGGTGTGGCGTCATCGCTTCCTGACTTGGGGTATGTTGATCGCCGTCTTCGGAATGCGTTTGGTTTTCCCTCTGCTCATCGTCACGTTTATTGCTCATGTCAGTCCGTGGGAAGCTCTTGTGATGGCGGCAACTCGTCCGGACGATTATGCGCAGTTGATGTTGTCGGCGCACTTGGAAGTCGCGGCCTTCGGGGGCGCGTTCCTGTTGATGGTGGCGCTGAAGTATTTCTACGACGAAAGCAAAGACCTGCATTGGATTCCTTTTATCGAAAAACCGACGGCGTTTTTGGGCAGCAAAGTCGAAGCGATCGAAGTGGCACTCAGCTTGATTATTCTTGCGATCATCGCGCACTTCTTGCCGGATGAAAAAGCGTTGCCATTTATTATGGCGGGTATGGCGGGTCTGATCACTTACGTGATCGTGGACGGGATCGGTTCTTGGTTGGAAGCTTCTGACGGGCAAATGAAAGACGTGCACAAAGCAAGCGCGGGCATGTTCTTGTATCTTGAAGTCTTGGATGCTTCATTCAGCTTTGACGGTGTCGTTGGCGCGTTCGCGATCACGCACAATCTGTTCATCATCATGATTGGTTTAAGTATCGGCGCCTTCTTCGTTCGTAGTTTAACGATCATGTTTGTTGAAAAAGAAGCTTTGACGAAATTCGCGTTCCTTGAGCACGGCGCTTTCTACGCGATCGGTTTATTGGCAATGATCATGCTTTCAGATCCATTCTTGCACATCCCTGAATGGTTTACGGGCCTTAGTGGCGGCATCATCATCATCACGTCCTTCTTCTGGTCACTCAAAAAGGGCAACGACCTCCAAAACAACCATCACTAGAAAAGGGCCCAGGGCCCTGTTTCTGAAGTCCGAGGGCTATTTTTTGTTGGCGGGGTCGAGCCAGATTTGGAGGACTGACGCCAGCAGAATGATCAGGGCGCCGGAGGTTTGGAAAAGGCTCAGGCGTTCGCTCAGAATCAGGAATCCGAAGAGCGCCGCGAAAGGGGATTCGAGAAGGAACAGCATGCTTGCTGTCGAATCCGAGAGAATCCTTTGTGTGCGGATTTGTAAGTAAAAGGCAATCACGCTGGAACCGATACCGAGGCAAAGAATCCCCAGCCACGGCAGGACCTCAACAACAGGCAAAGAGGTTTTTTCTTGCGCCAGCAAAAGCGGCGTTAAAGCGAGCAAACACCACATCGACTGAAAATTGTTAAAACGAAAAGCGTTGCCGACTTTGTTCGAGATTTTCCCGATATAAATAATATGAAAAGCCGCAAAGAGGGAGCAACCGATCGTCCACAGATCGCCGACGTTAACGCCTTCAATACGCCCGCCGATCAAAATAAAAGTTCCAATCAGAGCAAGAACCGTCAAAGCATAGTTCTGCCACGAGCTTTTCGTCTTAAAGAACCACGAATTCAAAACGGGAACAAGAATGACGTAAAGACTGGTCAGAAATCCGCTCTTGCTGGCTGTGGTGTATTTCAAACCGATAGTTTGCAGAAGCAGCATTCCACCCAACAACAAACCTGCGGGAAGGGCGCGCAGGAGTTCTTCGCGAAGACTTGTGAAGTTGGGACCTTTAAACGAAAGATAAAGAATTTCGCCGATAAAAAAAGCGACGACAAAGCGATAAAAAAGAGTTTCAACGGGAGTAAAAGCGCGCAAGGCAAAGACCGTCGCGACGAAGCCGAAACCCCAAAGGATTCCGGCCAAAATCATCTCAAGCACGGCCTGCTTTTTAGTCAAAAGCTTCGGCCCAAATTTTTGTTTTGTCGAAACCGTCGACTTCGATCAACTGATGCTTCACTTCTTTGATCATGCCGCCGTTGCCGCAAAGGTAGAACGTTGTCGGAATGTTTTTATAGTCAAACTCAGAAAGAAAATGCTGAACGTAACCTTTTTTTCCAGTCCACGTTTCAGAAGGGCGGCTCAGTACAAACTCGAACTTAAAGTCCTTGAGTTCTGACTGCAAAGCCTCGATCTCTTTTTGATAGTACATGTCTTTTTCCGTGCGCACTCCGAAGAGCATGCGGTACTTCAAATTCGGATATTGCTCTTTCTTGGAAAGAAGATAGCAAAGGTGCTGCGAAAGGCCTGTGCCGGTATTGAGGAAAACGATTTGCTCTGTCGGCGGCTCTTGAAAGAACACTTTACCGAAAGGTCCTGTGAAGTTGATGAGCTCGCCGCCTTTGAGGTTCC
This region of Bdellovibrio sp. 22V genomic DNA includes:
- the uvrA gene encoding excinuclease ABC subunit UvrA, with protein sequence MSQAEDGIVVKGAKEHNLKDVSVTIPRNKITVFTGLSGSGKSSLAFDTVYAEGQRRYVESLSAYARNFLEQLKKPEVDSITGLSPAIAIDQKSVSTNPRSTVGTVTEIYDYLRLLYAKLGVPECPIHHIPVSSQTPQQIIEEVMKKSAGTKFYVLAPMASGKKGEFLAEFQRWAKKGFVKAKVDGKMIDLDKATKLAKTKTHDIDLVVDQLILKDTMKLRLSESINTALSMANGRVIIETLDGQRTSYSLHSACPECGYSFPEIEPRLFSFNNPRGACATCNGLGTIDLVEEEQFSDSEVGGKKLDKVVYKYKGKKTSDEDEEEGEEMELSACPDCHGSRLKQEALNIRLGGKTIAELSDLGAVELREWISKIQWKSKDQLIAEKIVKQILGRLDYLIRVGTGYLSLSRPSRTLSGGEAQRIRLATQVGSSLIGVLYVMDEPSIGLHPRDHHRLLHIIGELKDRGNTILLVEHDEDTIRYADFVVDLGPRAGVLGGEKMASGTPDELANDPRSLTGRYLKGELRIPVPKERRKGNGEELRIIGASGNNLQNVDMTIPLGTFTAVTGVSGSGKSTLIIDTLYKILAKHFFKALASPSPYKKIEGLDKLDKVIDINQRPIGRTPRSTPATYVGLFPMIRDLFANLPDSKLRGYEPGRFSFNVKGGRCETCLGHGQIRVEMHFLSDVFVTCDTCQGRRYNRETLNIKYKGKSIADVLEMSVGEALEFFRNHTQIYRKLDTLHRVGLDYMTLGQSSTTLSGGEAQRVKLSKELSRRGTGKTLYILDEPTTGLHFDDVRKLVELIQELADQGNTVLVIEHNLEVIKTADHVIDLGPDGGKGGGRIVAVGTPEQVAKVSSSETGKFLKSVLK
- a CDS encoding DUF475 domain-containing protein, which gives rise to MKYFTGSFIFTIIGLIASYFVGHYYGGTVGAGLQALFIASVLAVLEISLSFDNAIVNAVVLKEMTPVWRHRFLTWGMLIAVFGMRLVFPLLIVTFIAHVSPWEALVMAATRPDDYAQLMLSAHLEVAAFGGAFLLMVALKYFYDESKDLHWIPFIEKPTAFLGSKVEAIEVALSLIILAIIAHFLPDEKALPFIMAGMAGLITYVIVDGIGSWLEASDGQMKDVHKASAGMFLYLEVLDASFSFDGVVGAFAITHNLFIIMIGLSIGAFFVRSLTIMFVEKEALTKFAFLEHGAFYAIGLLAMIMLSDPFLHIPEWFTGLSGGIIIITSFFWSLKKGNDLQNNHH
- a CDS encoding DMT family transporter produces the protein MILAGILWGFGFVATVFALRAFTPVETLFYRFVVAFFIGEILYLSFKGPNFTSLREELLRALPAGLLLGGMLLLQTIGLKYTTASKSGFLTSLYVILVPVLNSWFFKTKSSWQNYALTVLALIGTFILIGGRIEGVNVGDLWTIGCSLFAAFHIIYIGKISNKVGNAFRFNNFQSMWCLLALTPLLLAQEKTSLPVVEVLPWLGILCLGIGSSVIAFYLQIRTQRILSDSTASMLFLLESPFAALFGFLILSERLSLFQTSGALIILLASVLQIWLDPANKK
- a CDS encoding FAD-binding oxidoreductase; translated protein: MSSARTIYHMRVEQIIDHTPTVRELVLKTETPAEFSFKAGQFVMLNIPQGEAKPILRAYSISSDDRIKNGFRLLFKFVENGVASTFVWNLKGGELINFTGPFGKVFFQEPPTEQIVFLNTGTGLSQHLCYLLSKKEQYPNLKYRMLFGVRTEKDMYYQKEIEALQSELKDFKFEFVLSRPSETWTGKKGYVQHFLSEFDYKNIPTTFYLCGNGGMIKEVKHQLIEVDGFDKTKIWAEAFD